One region of Carcharodon carcharias isolate sCarCar2 chromosome 21, sCarCar2.pri, whole genome shotgun sequence genomic DNA includes:
- the cdkn1bb gene encoding cyclin-dependent kinase inhibitor 1Bb has translation MSNVRISNGSPSLERMAAQQAGHPKPSACRNLFGPVNHDELNRDLQKKQREIREQDRRRWNYDFERDKPLDGNYKWEAVDCKDVPHFYWRPPREQVSSADCSVDVNGNHAIVYVGTLAQGNSGDTHLANSEQKDVVKETTEHFTDSKEQCCSPRKRAASVDGFPDAKRINTKTETDWSANSPSMSALEKTPKKSISSGHQT, from the exons ATGTCAAACGTACGCATTTCTAATGGTAGCCCTTCGCTGGAGAGAATGGCAGCTCAGCAAGCAGGGCACCCGAAACCTTCAGCCTGCAGAAACCTGTTCGGTCCCGTAAACCACGACGAGTTAAACCGAGACTTAcaaaagaaacagagggagaTTCGGGAGCAGGACAGGCGGAGGTGGAATTACGACTTCGAGAGGGACAAGCCGCTGGATGGGAATTACAAATGGGAAGCCGTGGATTGCAAGGATGTGCCTCATTTTTACTGGCGTCCTCCCAGGGAGCAAGTGTCATCGGCGGATTGCAGTGTGGATGTGAACGGGAACCATGCGATAGTTTATGTAGGAACTCTGGCTCAGGGAAATTCAGGGGACACACACTTAGCGAATTCAGAGCAAAAGGACGTGGTTAAAGAGACAACTGAACATTTCACAGACTCAAAAGAGCAGTGCTGTAGTCCCCGAAAACGAGCTGCGTCAGTCG ATGGCTTTCCAGACGCCAAAAGAATCAACACAAAGACGGAGACAGACTGGTCAGCAAATTCTCCCAGTATGAGTGCATTAGAGAAGACACCGAAAAAATCGATTTCGAGTGGACATCAAACATAA